GTATGCGATTTGGGCTTGACGATGGGTATTCGCATACTCTTGAAGAAGTGGGATATGTATTTAAGGTAACTCGTGAGCGTATTAGGCAGATTGAAGCTAAGGCATTGCGTCGTCTACGTCATCCTACCCGTGCACGAAAATTAAAAGATTATCTTGACTATATGTAGCATTGAGTGTATAGTAGCAGCAAAAATGGGAGACTGTATCTCCCATTTTTTTTTACTGGGACTATTTTATTGTATTGCGTAAGTATTTCTATAAGGATACAGTATGCAGAGCACTACAGATGATACTATGACAAAAGCTATAACTGTGATAGGTGCAGGTTCATGGGGAACAGCTGTTGCCAATGTTATAGCTCATAATCACCCTGAGATAGTTGTAAGGATGTGGGCTTATGAAAAGGATGTAGTTCGTGCAATTAATACGCAACATATTAATAACATGTACCTGCCAGATGTGAAATTAGCTAGTAATATTATTGCATATAGTGATCTGAAAGAGTCGGTCAGAGGGACTGATGCAGTGATTATTGCAACCCCTTCAAAAGTTGTGTACGACATCTGTACTAGAATACGCCGCTATTTAAATGCACAGGTATATTGTGGCTATCTTTCTAAAGGATTTTGTAAAGTGGGATCAGGTATTTATACCATGTCGCAGACTATTGAGCTTGCAATCCCATTTTTGATCGACAAGGTATGTGCACTCTATGGTCCAAGCCACGCTGAAGAGGTGTGCAGGGAATTTCATACTGCACTGCATGTTGCAAGCAGGTCAAAAGCATCAATCAATTTTTTTATGAATCTGCTGTCTAACGAGTATCTAGAATGCATACCAACGGATGATATCATTGGTGTGGATTGTGGCAGTACCTTAAAAAATCCAGCAGCAATTGCAGCTGGGTTAATAAGCNACCTGCCGCAATGTGGTGATAACCTTTCAGGGGCATTGATTGCACAGGCGCATCTTGAGATGCTTGAGCTTGGTAAGTGTTTGGGCGCACAGGAAAAAACCATTATGGGGATAGCGGGATTGGGAGACTTGGTTGCGACAGCATTAAGCGATCACAGCCGTAACAGGCGTTTTGGCAGGGAAATTGCACAGCAGATAACCCATAAGGGTACTACGCTTGGTTTCTTTGATAAACTGTTATTACGCTTTAAGCCAGAGAATGTGCTGGAGAGAATGAGCAGGCGGATGCATTATCTTGTTGAAGGTGCCTATGCAATTGAGCCTATAATTGAGCTTGCAAATAAATATAAACTTACTATGCCAATATACCGTTCATTATATGATGTGCTTCTTAATAAGCGAGATCCATGGCTTCTCATAGAAACCATTAAGAATCCTGCAAAATATGAAATCCTTACGCGCCGTGCACGCATAAAAGCAAAGGAACGCAAGAAAGGCATTGAGCGCATGAGCGGTATGATATTTAAACAAATTGTGGTTGAAAAGCTCATGCAATTTTTTTGTAGCGGTAATATCAAAAATGAAATTTTACATCAGAAGCATGCGTACATGGAGTTATTGCAGAAACTGTCTGGCACTAAGGGGTATTTGTATGAGCTATCGCTCTACAATAATCTTAATGAATCAAATTATGAAGCGCAAATCAAAACTATCATTGAATTTTATTATGAAAGCATAAGCGACAGATATGTATATACATTTTCAGTACTTGTACTGAAGCTTGCACGGCTTTTCTTTTATCTTTATGGAATACTATATCGACGCCGCATTACAGAATTTTTTGAGGAGCGGATTTCGCTTACAGGCGATATCAAATATCTAAAAAAGATTGTGATGACTGCAAACCCAGTGTATTTTTGCAATGCCAAAGACATAGCAGATTCACTTTTTGTTGTGCTTGGGCTTATTAAATTTATTTCTATTCCTCTGCCGCGATTTTATGTTGACAGCCAGATTTTGGAAAATTCACTGCTGCGGTTTTTATTTAGGCTGTGTGGCGGGTACATTGTCAATACAATGAGACTTTCTTCAATTGTTTACAGGGAAACATTGCTGCAGTATATGTTAACTTGTGTTGAACATGGTATACCAGTGATGTATTCCAATCCTATGGCCAAGCAAGTGTTAAAT
This genomic stretch from Spirochaetota bacterium harbors:
- a CDS encoding NAD(P)H-dependent glycerol-3-phosphate dehydrogenase, which translates into the protein MQSTTDDTMTKAITVIGAGSWGTAVANVIAHNHPEIVVRMWAYEKDVVRAINTQHINNMYLPDVKLASNIIAYSDLKESVRGTDAVIIATPSKVVYDICTRIRRYLNAQVYCGYLSKGFCKVGSGIYTMSQTIELAIPFLIDKVCALYGPSHAEEVCREFHTALHVASRSKASINFFMNLLSNEYLECIPTDDIIGVDCGSTLKNPAAIAAGLISXLPQCGDNLSGALIAQAHLEMLELGKCLGAQEKTIMGIAGLGDLVATALSDHSRNRRFGREIAQQITHKGTTLGFFDKLLLRFKPENVLERMSRRMHYLVEGAYAIEPIIELANKYKLTMPIYRSLYDVLLNKRDPWLLIETIKNPAKYEILTRRARIKAKERKKGIERMSGMIFKQIVVEKLMQFFCSGNIKNEILHQKHAYMELLQKLSGTKGYLYELSLYNNLNESNYEAQIKTIIEFYYESISDRYVYTFSVLVLKLARLFFYLYGILYRRRITEFFEERISLTGDIKYLKKIVMTANPVYFCNAKDIADSLFVVLGLIKFISIPLPRFYVDSQILENSLLRFLFRLCGGYIVNTMRLSSIVYRETLLQYMLTCVEHGIPVMYSNPMAKQVLNELFIQDAIIEGLCDLLQKTTEEIAIIPVGVGHKYYNPVKYPVSFLKIFRNVTKIHISRPIILSHFSASPTLGEDTKMMLKLKQRHDIPVYPHYFVAYALHTLGGNANTQAIKHEIDSVLKLRNLKHIYSLEDVTNHGMDFLTSNGYVVQSGKTVSVKDDKKEVIEYFASYIV